In the Gossypium raimondii isolate GPD5lz chromosome 9, ASM2569854v1, whole genome shotgun sequence genome, one interval contains:
- the LOC105799963 gene encoding dnaJ protein ERDJ3A — translation MKIRSPLSFALFSTLLVLYGEAKTIDPYKVLGVDKKASQREIQKAFHKLSLQYHPDKNKSKGAQEKFSEINNAYDILSDEQKRKNYDMYGDAKGAPGFDAGHPGDHGGYTFFTGGGPGQSGFTSGPGGWQHMGGQGGSQSFSFSFGGPGGSRSSGSHGGPSSFGFDIDDIFSGFFGGGMKHQGQFGDFSSFRSSSRSQSQSRSSSRSIRAINSEAFRKEITDQGMTWLLLSYTPSLQGKQYYESIMAEVASLLSEAIKVGSINCETELSLCKDLAVRPGRSPRLFVYSYKGSEKGSLEEYNGDLTAKNVKTFCQDHLPRFSKRISLNHFDLSSSNVERYPRVMLLSTKKDTPVIWRVLSGLYHKRFTFYDAEVHDVSDPAVKKLGVDALPAIVGWLSNGEKHILKSSISVKDLKSAIKDLSVLLDSFEKKNRKVASSWTSEEQTASTEGQLPLLTASNFDGLCGDKTPVCIIGGFRSPKSRDKLESLLSKVSKKSLSRRQNVASGSRDALSYALLDATKQQSFLGAFEKSGFKSIDNILVAYKPRKGKYVAFTGDMTIEEVEKFISSVLNGDVQFTRTRQKPVLK, via the exons ATGAAAATTCGATCGCCACTTTCTTTTGCGCTTTTTTCAACGCTGTTAGTTTTATACGGTGAAGCCAAAACCATTGATCCTTACAAG GTTCTTGGCGTGGACAAAAAAGCGAGTCAAAGAGAGATTCAGAAAGCTTTCCACAA GCTTTCTCTTCAATATCACCCTGACAAGAACAAAAGTAAAGGTGCACAAGAGAAGTTTTCTGAGATCAACAACG CATATGACATTTTATCAGATGAGCAGAAGAGAAAAAATTATGATATGTATGGTGATGCCAAAGGTGCCCCAGGATTTGATGCTGGACACCCCGGGGATCATGGTGGATATACTTTCTTCACTGGCGGTGGACCTGGACAAAGTGGGTTTACATCAGGACCAGGTGGATGGCAGCACATGGGTGGGCAGGGAGGTTCCCAGAGTTTCTCATTTTCGTTTGGTGGCCCTGGTGGATCACGCTCATCTGGTAGCCATGGTGGACCAAGTTCCTTTGGTTTTGATATTGACGATATTTTCTCAGGGTTCTTTGGGGGTGGTATGAAACATCAGGGTCAGTTTGGCGATTTCAGCAGTTTCCGCAGTTCGAGCAGGTCTCAGTCACAATCTAGGAGTTCATCTAGGAGCATCAGAGCAATAAATTCGGAGGCCTTCAGGAAAGAAATAACTGACCAAGGGATGACTTGGCTTTTATTATCTTATACACCATCATTGCAGGGGAAACAATATTATGAATCTATCATGGCGGAGGTGGCCAGTTTATTATCAGAAGCTATAAAG GTTGGGAGCATAAATTGTGAAACTGAGTTGTCTTTATGTAAGGATCTGGCTGTTCGTCCAGGGAGGTCTCCAAGGTTGTTTGTTTACTCATACAAAGGAAGTGAGAAGGGTTCTCTTGAAGAATACAATGGTGATTTGACGGCTAAGAATGTCAAAACATTTTGTCAAGATCATTTACCTAGGTTTTCAAAAAGGATTAGCCTAAATCATTTTGACTTGTCTTCTAGTAATGTAGAAAGATACCCAAGGGTGATGCTTCTTTCTACCAAAAAGGATACACCTGTAATCTGGCGTGTTCTCAGTGGCTTGTATCACAAAAGATTCACTTTCTATGATGCAGAG GTTCATGATGTTTCTGATCCAGCTGTGAAGAAGTTAGGTGTTGATGCACTTCCAGCTATAGTTGGGTGGCTGTCCAATGGAGAGAAGCACATCCTGAAATCCAGTATTTCGGTAAAGGATTTGAAATCTGCAATCAAAGATCTCAGTGTGTTGCTTGATAGTTTTGAGAAGAAGAATAGAAAGGTAGCTTCATCTTGGACTAGTGAAGAACAGACAGCTTCCACAGAGGGACAGTTGCCTTTGTTGACAGCCTCGAACTTTGATGGTCTTTGTGGGGATAAAACTCCTGTCTGCATTATCGGTGGATTCCGATCACCCAAATCTAGGGATAAGCTGGAGTCCCTTCTATCTAAG GTTTCTAAGAAATCTCTATCAAGGAGACAGAATGTAGCATCTGGTTCTAGGGATGCTTTATCCTATGCCCTTTTAGATGCTACCAAGCAACAATCATTTCTAGGTGCATTTGAAAAGTCTGGATTCAAATCGATAGATAACATCCTGGTGGCGTACAAACCTCGGAAGGGAAAGTATGTTGCATTTACAGGTGACATGACCATTGAAGAGGTAGAGAAATTCATAAGCTCTGTTCTTAATGGAGACGTACAATTTACCAGGACAAGGCAGAAGCCAGTTCTTAAGTGA
- the LOC105799966 gene encoding pyruvate decarboxylase 2 produces the protein MDTKIGSLDNCKPASNDVCSPVNGTVSTIQGSVYPAVVNFSEATLGRHLARRLVQIGVNDVFSVPGDFNLTLLDHLIAEPGLNLIGCCNELNAGYAADGYARSRGVGACVVTFTVGGLSVLNAIAGAYSESLPLICIVGGPNSNDYGTNRILHHTVGLPDFSQELRCFQTVTCYQAVVNNLEDAHDMIDTAISTALKESKPVYISIGCNLAAIPHPTFAREPVPFALSPKLSNKMGLEAAVEAAAEFLNKAVKPVLVGGPKLRVAKACEAFVELVDAGGYAVAVMPSGKGLVPEHHPHFIGTYWGAVSTAFCAEIVESADAYLFAGPIYNDYSSVGYSLLLKKEKAIIVQPDRVVIGNGPAFGCVLMKDFLRELAKRLKHNNTAYENYHRIFVPEGQPLKAAPKDPLRVNVLFQHIQKMLSSDSAVIAETGDSWFNCQKLKLPAGCGYEFQMQYGSIGWSVGATLGYAQAVPEKRVIACIGDGSFQVTAQDVSTMLRCGQKTIIFLINNGGYTIEVEIHDGPYNVIKNWNYTALVDAIHNGEGKCWTTKVFCEKELIEAIETATGAKKDCLCFIEVIVHKDDTSKELLEWGSRVSAANSRPPNPQ, from the exons atggaTACCAAGATTGGATCACTTGACAACTGCAAGCCTGCTTCCAACGACGTTTGCTCTCCGGTAAACGGCACCGTTTCCACCATTCAAGGTTCCGTTTACCCCGCCGTTGTCAACTTCTCTGAAGCCACACTGGGCCGCCACCTGGCTAGGCGGCTTGTTCAGATCGGAGTGAACGATGTTTTCTCTGTTCCCGGGGATTTCAACTTGACTTTGCTTGACCATTTGATTGCCGAGCCTGGGCTTAACCTCATCGGCTGCTGTAACGAACTCAACGCTGGGTACGCGGCTGATGGTTATGCTCGATCACGTGGCGTTGGTGCTTGCGTTGTCACATTCACCGTTGGTGGGCTCAGCGTTTTGAATGCCATCGCCGGTGCTTACAGTGAGAGTCTCCCTCTTATCTGCATTGTGGGTGGACCCAACTCCAATGACTATGGAACTAACCGGATTCTTCACCACACTGTTGGCTTGCCTGATTTTAGTCAAGAGCTCAGATGTTTCCAGACTGTTACTTGCTATCAG GCTGTGGTTAATAACTTGGAGGATGCTCATGACATGATCGACACAGCTATTTCAACTGCTTTGAAAGAAAGCAAGCCTGTTTATATCAGCATCGGCTGTAACTTGGCCGCAATTCCTCATCCTACTTTTGCCCGCGAGCCCGTTCCGTTTGCACTCTCTCCAAA ATTAAGTAATAAGATGGGATTAGAGGCAGCGGTGGAGGCAGCTGCAGAGTTCTTGAACAAGGCCGTGAAACCCGTTTTAGTCGGTGGACCAAAGCTACGTGTTGCCAAGGCATGCGAGGCTTTTGTTGAGTTGGTTGATGCTGGTGGCTACGCCGTGGCGGTAATGCCATCGGGTAAAGGGCTTGTCCCTGAGCATCATCCTCATTTCATTGGGACGTACTGGGGAGCTGTTAGTACTGCATTTTGTGCTGAGATCGTTGAATCTGCTGATGCTTACTTATTCGCTGGACCTATTTACAATGATTATAGCTCTGTTGGGTACTCTTTGCTTCTTAAGAAAGAGAAGGCGATTATTGTGCAGCCTGATCGGGTGGTCATTGGTAATGGGCCTGCATTTGGGTGTGTTTTGATGAAAGACTTCCTTAGAGAGCTTGCCAAGAGGCTTAAGCACAATAATACTGCTTATGAGAATTACCATAGGATTTTTGTTCCTGAGGGACAACCTTTGAAGGCAGCACCTAAAGACCCTTTGAGGGTCAATGTTTTGTTCCAACATATACAGAAGATGCTTTCTAGTGACTCAGCCGTGATTGCTGAAACTGGGGATTCTTGGTTTAACTGCCAGAAGCTGAAGTTGCCCGCAGGATGTGG GTATGAATTCCAAATGCAGTATGGATCAATTGGGTGGTCAGTTGGTGCCACTCTTGGATATGCACAGGCTGTTCCGGAGAAACGTGTCATCGCTTGCATTGGTGATGGTAGTTTTCAG GTGACTGCACAAGACGTGTCCACAATGCTGCGATGTGGGCAAAAGACCATAATTTTCCTCATAAATAATGGTGGGTACACCATTGAAGTAGAGATTCATGATGGACCATACAATGTGATCAAGAATTGGAACTATACTGCCTTGGTTGATGCAATTCATAATGGTGAAGGCAAGTGCTGGACAACCAAG GTATTTTGTGAGAAAGAGCTCATTGAAGCAATTGAGACGGCAACAGGAGCGAAGAAGGACTGCTTATGCTTCATTGAAGTGATCGTTCACAAGGATGATACTAGCAAAGAGCTGTTGGAGTGGGGCTCCAGGGTTTCTGCTGCGAATAGCCGACCCCCAAATCCTCAGTAA
- the LOC105799965 gene encoding pyruvate decarboxylase 2: MDTNIGSLDSCKPTSNDVCCPANVTVSTIQGSVSPTIIKSSEATLGRHLARRLVQIGISDVFSVPGDFNLTLLDHLIAEPGLNLIGCCNELNAGYAADGYARSRGVGACVVTFTVGGLSVLNAIAGAYSENLPLICIVGGPNSNDYGTNRILHHTIGLPDFSQELRCFQTVTCYQAVVNNLEDAHEMIDTAISTALKESKPVYISISCNLPAIPHPTFAREPVPFSLSPKLSNKIGLEAAVEAAAEFLNKAVKPVLVGGPKLRVAKACEAFVELADASGYAVAVMPSGKGLVPEHHPHFIGTYWGAVSTAFCAEIVESADAYLFAGPIYNDYSSVGYSLLLKKEKAIIVQPDRVVIGNGPAFGCVLMKDFLRELAKRLKHNNTAYENYHRIFVPEGQPLKAAPKDPLRVNVLFQHIQKMLSSDSAVIAETGDSWFNCQKLKLPAGCGYEFQMQYGSIGWSVGATLGYAQAVPEKRVIACIGDGSFQVTAQDVSTMLRCGQKTVIFLINNGGYTIEVEIHDGPYNVIKNWNYTALVDAIHNGEGKCWTAKVFCEEELIEAIETATGAKKDCLCFIEVIVHKDDTSKELLEWGSRVSAANSRPPNPQ; this comes from the exons ATGGATACCAATATTGGATCACTTGACAGCTGCAAACCTACTTCCAACGACGTTTGCTGTCCAGCAAACGTTACCGTTTCTACCATCCAAGGATCCGTTTCCCCCACCATCATCAAATCCTCTGAAGCCACTTTGGGCCGCCACTTGGCTAGGCGGCTTGTGCAGATCGGAATAAGCGATGTTTTCTCTGTTCCCGGGGATTTCAACTTGACTTTGCTTGACCATTTGATAGCCGAGCCAGGGCTTAACCTCATCGGCTGCTGTAACGAACTCAACGCTGGGTACGCAGCTGATGGTTACGCTCGATCACGTGGCGTTGGCGCTTGCGTTGTCACTTTCACCGTTGGTGGGCTCAGCGTTTTGAACGCCATCGCCGGTGCTTACAGTGAGAACCTCCCTCTTATCTGCATTGTGGGTGGACCCAACTCCAATGACTATGGAACTAACCGGATTCTTCACCATACTATTGGCTTGCCCGATTTTAGTCAAGAACTTAGATGCTTCCAGACTGTTACTTGCTATCAG GCCGTGGTGAATAACTTGGAGGATGCTCATGAAATGATCGACACAGCTATTTCAACTGCTCTGAAAGAAAGCAAACCTGTTTATATCAGCATCAGCTGTAACCTGCCTGCAATTCCTCACCCCACTTTTGCCCGCGAGCCAGTTCCATTTTCACTCTCTCCaaa ATTAAGTAATAAGATTGGATTAGAGGCGGCGGTGGAGGCAGCTGCAGAGTTCTTGAACAAGGCGGTCAAACCCGTTTTAGTCGGTGGACCAAAGCTGCGTGTTGCCAAGGCATGCGAGGCTTTTGTTGAGTTGGCTGATGCTAGTGGCTACGCCGTAGCGGTGATGCCATCGGGTAAAGGGCTTGTCCCTGAGCATCATCCTCATTTCATTGGGACATATTGGGGAGCTGTTAGTACTGCATTTTGCGCTGAGATCGTTGAATCTGCTGATGCTTACTTATTCGCTGGACCTATTTACAATGATTATAGCTCTGTTGGGTACTCTTTGCTTCTTAAGAAAGAGAAGGCGATTATTGTGCAGCCTGATCGGGTGGTCATTGGTAATGGGCCTGCATTTGGGTGTGTTTTGATGAAAGACTTCCTTAGAGAGCTTGCCAAGAGGCTTAAGCACAATAATACTGCTTATGAGAATTACCATAGGATTTTTGTTCCTGAGGGACAACCTTTGAAGGCAGCACCTAAAGACCCTTTGAGGGTCAATGTTTTGTTCCAACATATACAGAAGATGCTTTCTAGTGACTCAGCCGTGATTGCTGAAACTGGGGATTCTTGGTTTAACTGCCAGAAGCTGAAGTTGCCCGCAGGATGTGG GTATGAATTCCAAATGCAGTATGGATCAATTGGGTGGTCAGTTGGTGCCACTCTTGGATATGCACAGGCTGTTCCGGAGAAACGTGTCATCGCTTGCATTGGTGATGGTAGTTTCCAG GTGACCGCACAAGATGTGTCCACAATGCTGCGATGTGGGCAGAAGACCGTAATCTTCCTCATAAACAATGGTGGCTACACCATTGAAGTCGAGATTCATGATGGACCATACAATGTGATTAAGAATTGGAACTACACTGCCTTGGTTGATGCAATTCATAATGGTGAAGGCAAGTGCTGGACAGCCAAG GTATTTTGTGAGGAAGAGCTCATAGAAGCAATTGAGACGGCAACGGGAGCCAAGAAGGACTGCTTATGCTTTATTGAAGTGATAGTTCACAAGGATGATACTAGCAAAGAGCTGTTGGAGTGGGGGTCTAGGGTCTCTGCTGCCAATAGCCGACCCCCAAATCCTCAGTAA
- the LOC105799967 gene encoding receptor-like protein 7, with product MMISPFSWIFFNAFLVAAFFTIHLVLVSGQCQRDQGQLLLELKSSFNSTSLGKLHKWNQTTDCCFWDGVTCDASGRVIGLDLSNQSISGAIDNSSGLFRFQHLQQLNLAYNRLMATFPTGFDKLENLSYLNLSNAGFTGQIPAVISRMTRLVTLDLSVSSLLGRSLTLEKPKLEMLVQNLTKLKFLHLDGVNIRATGNEWCRAISSLTDLQVLSMSNCNLSGPIDSSISKLRSLSVIRLDNNNLSTSVPEFFAEFPNLTSLHLSTSGLRGGLPAEVLKIPTLQILDLSNNELLEGSFQEFPSNGSLQTLTLSGTKFGGQVPDSIGNLGQLTRIELASCNFSGPIPKAVKKLTQLVYLDFSSNSFSGPIPSFSSSRNLTQLNLAYNQLNGTIHSTDWSVLSNLVSIDLRNNKLSGTIPPTLFGIPSLQKISLSQNRFNGSLGDLRGKTTLLLDTLDLSSNMLQGQFPMFVFELQGLKILTISSNKFSGFIQWTDIQKLRNLSNLDLSYNNLSIDATSTNSALSTFPNITTLKLASCNLKKFPGFLKTQVKLNHLDLSKNQMSGEIPNWVWEIKNLAYLNLSQNSLMKFEGPFLSITSTLTVVDLHGNQLQGQIDRLPQYATYLDYSRNNFSSVLPRDIGDFLQFAYFFSISDNNFHGSIPESICKSSYLQVLDLSNNSLSGSIPECLIQMSVSLGVLNLRRNNLTGNISDTFPENCLLQTLVLNRNLLRGKVPKSLVTCKMLEVLDLGNNQINDTFPCHLKNISSLRVLVLRGNKFNGSVHCSERSPWPMLQIVDLSSNSFSGRLHEACLSTWKAMRAAESETLSELNHLQFKVLKLNQFYYQDAITVTMKGLELELLKILTVFTSIDISRNNFEGPIPEVIGTFKALYVLNFSHNAFTGSIPPSLGNLSQLESLDLSSNSFDGEIPIQLANLNFISFLNVSNNKLEGQIPRSTQIQSFSEASFENNKGLCGLPLTTDCVNGTSPKPRTTQEFQPADEFDWQLIFIGVGFGVGAALFVAPLIFWKTASKWVDEIVDKILEVVLPKLGRTYTCPGDRKVDEDENLEEDNKGSDEEDEQSQETTEEFRGRYCVFCSKLDQTRKKAIHDLSCTCYDSSSSSPSSSTSPPFSP from the coding sequence ATGAtgatttcaccattttcatgGATTTTCTTTAATGCATTTCTAGTAGCAGCTTTCTTTACCATCCATCTAGTTTTGGTTTCAGGCCAATGTCAAAGAGATCAGGGACAGTTGTTGCTTGAGTTGAAAAGCAGCTTCAACTCTACTTCATTGGGAAAGTTACACAAGTGGAATCAAACAACGGATTGCTGTTTCTGGGATGGTGTAACTTGCGATGCTAGTGGGCGGGTTATCGGTCTTGACTTGAGCAATCAATCAATTTCGGGTGCAATAGACAATTCGAGTGGTCTCTTCCGTTTTCAACATCTTCAACAACTCAATTTGGCTTACAACAGACTCATGGCCACTTTTCCTACGGGGTTTGATAAGTTGGAGAATTTGAGTTACCTTAATTTGTCAAATGCTGGCTTTACTGGGCAAATTCCAGCTGTGATTTCGCGCATGACAAGGTTGGTTACTCTCGATCTATCTGTAAGTTCGCTTCTTGGAAGATCATTGACGCTTGAGAAGCCAAAGCTGGAGATGCTTgttcaaaatctcacaaaactGAAATTCCTTCATCTTGATGGGGTGAATATTAGAGCAACGGGAAATGAATGGTGCCGGGCCATATCATCACTAACTGATTTGCAAGTGTTGAGCATGTCCAACTGTAATCTTTCAGGACCTATAGATTCTTCAATTTCCAAGCTTCGATCTCTGTCAGTAATTCGCCTCGACAACAATAATTTGTCTACTTCAGTTCCAGAATTCTTTGCAGAATTCCCAAATCTGACATCCCTTCATCTTAGTACCAGTGGTTTGCGTGGAGGACTCCCAGCAGAAGTTCTCAAGATACCTACATTGCAGATCCTTGACTTGTCAAATAATGAATTACTAGAAGGTTCGTTTCAAGAGTTTCCTTCGAATGGTTCTCTTCAGACACTGACACTTAGTGGCACAAAGTTTGGGGGGCAAGTACCAGATTCTATCGGTAACCTTGGGCAATTGACAAGAATAGAGCTTGCAAGTTGCAATTTCAGTGGACCAATACCGAAAGCAGTGAAGAAACTTACTCAACTGGTCTATCTGGATTTTTCCAGTAACAGTTTTTCTGGTCCAATACCATCATTCTCATCGTCAAGAAATCTTACACAGCTAAACCTTGCTTACAATCAGTTAAACGGCACAATTCATTCCACAGACTGGTCAGTCCTTTCTAATCTAGTAAGTATTGACTTACGAAACAACAAGTTAAGTGGAACCATTCCACCTACTTTGTTTGGCATTCCATCACTGCAGAAAATTTCCCTTTCCCAAAATCGATTCAATGGCAGCCTTGGTGATCTCCGTGGTAAGACTACTTTACTGCTTGATACCCTTGATCTAAGTAGCAACATGTTACAGGGGCAATTTCCAATGTTTGTATTTGAGCTTCAAGGTCTTAAGATCCTGACAATTTCTTCAAACAAGTTCAGTGGGTTCATACAATGGACTGACATTCAGAAGTTGAGGAATCTTTCCAACCTTGATCTGTCATATAACAACTTGTCCATTGATGCAACTTCTACTAATTCTGCCTTGTCTACCTTTCCCAACATTACAACATTGAAGTTGGCTTCCTGCAACTTGAAAAAATTCCCTGGTTTCTTGAAAACTCAAGTAAAATTAAACCATCTAGACCTTTCGAAAAACCAGATGTCGGGGGAAATACCCAATTGGGTTTGGGAAATTAAAAACCTCGCTTATTTAAATCTTTCTCAGAATTCTCTTATGAAATTCGAAGGACCTTTTCTGAGTATTACGTCTACACTAACTGTTGTCGACCTTCATGGCAACCAGCTCCAAGGGCAAATAGACCGTCTTCCACAATACGCCACCTATCTAGATTACTCAAGAAACAATTTCAGCTCTGTTTTGCCACGCGATATTGGTGACTTCCTCCAGTTTGCCTATTTCTTCTCCATCTCAGATAATAACTTCCACGGGAGTATCCCTGAGTCGATATGCAAAAGTTCATATCTTCAAGTACTTGATTTGTCTAATAATTCCCTGAGCGGGTCTATTCCTGAATGCCTGATTCAGATGAGTGTGTCTCTTGGAGTACTGAATCTAAGGAGAAACAATCTTACTGGCAACATTTCTGACACATTTCCAGAGAACTGTTTACTACAAACTCTAGTTCTCAATCGAAACTTACTGCGAGGAAAGGTTCCAAAATCCTTGGTCACTTGCAAAATGCTGGAAGTTCTAGACCTTGGAAACAATCAGATCAATGATACATTCCCATGCCATTTGAAGAATATATCCAGCTTGCGTGTCCTTGTTTTACGAGGCAATAAATTTAATGGGAGCGTGCATTGTTCAGAGAGGAGCCCTTGGCCTATGCTTCAGATTGTCGACTTATCTTCAAACAGTTTCAGTGGTAGACTGCATGAAGCATGCTTGTCGACCTGGAAGGCAATGCGAGCTGCTGAAAGTGAAACTCTATCAGAGCTCAACCATctccaatttaaagttctaaagttaaatcaattttattaccAGGATGCCATAACAGTTACCATGAAAGGTTTAGAGTTAGAGCTGCTGAAGATCCTAACGGTGTTTACCTCCATTGACATTTCACGCAACAATTTTGAAGGGCCAATACCAGAAGTGATTGGAACATTCAAAGCTCTTTATGTCCTTAACTTTTCACATAATGCTTTCACAGGGTCGATCCCGCCATCTTTAGGAAACCTGTCTCAGCTAGAGTCTTTAGACCTCTCAAGTAACAGTTTCGATGGTGAGATTCCCATCCAGCTAGCAAACctcaattttatttcatttcttaacGTCTCCAACAACAAATTAGAGGGACAGATCCCAAGAAGCACCCAGATTCAATCATTTTCAGAAGCTTCATTTGAGAACAATAAAGGATTGTGTGGGCTTCCTCTAACTACAGACTGTGTAAATGGAACTTCTCCAAAACCACGTACAACACAAGAATTTCAACCAGCAGATGAATTCGATTGGCAATTGATATTCATTGGAGTGGGGTTTGGTGTAGGAGCAGCTCTATTTGTTGCACCCTTAATATTTTGGAAGACAGCAAGTAAATGGGTCGATGAGATTGTTGATAAAATCCTTGAAGTAGTCCTTCCAAAGCTGGGTCGGACTTACACGTGTCCTGGTGACAGGAAGGTTGATGAAGATGAAAATCTTGAAGAAGACAACAAAGGAagtgatgaagaagatgaacagaGCCAGGAGACAACTGAAGAATTTCGCGGGAGATATTGTGTGTTTTGCTCCAAACTTGACCAAACCAGGAAGAAGGCAATTCATGACCTGAGTTGTACCTGCTATgattcatcatcttcatctccTTCTTCTTCCACCTCTCCTCCCTTTTCTCCTtag
- the LOC105799968 gene encoding BAG family molecular chaperone regulator 4, translated as MGIGASTPKTSSGELKKNIAKKSGLETDKQRVSIRRKEKDKSKVEETGTAKEKAEETKASKENKVEFVRETEERSKAFVAIAGVRKAVDKLSERVAALEKAVNSGTKVSDEEFDVSAELLMRELLKLDGIEAEGEAKLQRKAEVCRVQNFHETLDKLKTTNSKLS; from the exons ATGGGTATTGGAGCTTCCACCCCCAAGACTTCTTCTG GcgaattgaagaaaaatattgcTAAAAAATCTGGTCTGGAAACTGATAAACAAAGGGTCTCGATTAGACGGAAAGAGAAAGACAAGTCAAAGGTTGAGGAAACAGGGACTGCCAAAGAGAAGGCTGAAGAGACCAAAGCtagcaaagaaaataaagttgaatTCGTGAGGGAAACTGAAGAAAGATCAAAGGCTTTTGTTGCAATTGCTGGAGTCAGAAAAGCAGTTGACAAGCTTTCTGAAAGA GTGGCTGCATTAGAAAAGGCTGTGAACAGTGGGACAAAAGTTTCTGATGAGGAGTTTGATGTATCGGCAGAGTTACTCATGAGAGAGCTGCTGAAATTGGATGGGATTGAGGCTGAAGGAGAAGCTAAGCTACAGCGGAAGGCTGAG GTGTGTCGTGTCCAAAACTTCCACGAGACACTGGACAAATTGAAGACAACAAATTCCAAATTGTCTTAA